A stretch of the Streptococcus himalayensis genome encodes the following:
- a CDS encoding MFS transporter encodes MNRQAMQLIARGAINKIGNMLYDYGNSVWLASLGKLGETVLGVYQISDLVTSLLVNPIGGVISDRFSRRKILMTTDILCAILCLGISCLSDQKSLIAGLIVANILQAIAFAFSRPANKSYITEIVAKEEIITYNAHLEMVLQVISVSAPVLSFLVLHYASLHVTLLVDGVTFLVAAALVFFLPNHELEKKETALTVRGVLSDIKAGLVYIRSQKEIFFLLLLASAVNFFFAAFNYLLPFTDHLYHASGSYATILTMGAIGSILGAVLSKKFKDYLENLSLVLAMTGLGVCLMALPVLFPKFLLLAFAGNLICELFMTIFNIHFFSQVQTKVDKHYMGRVFSTIYTLAILFMPIATFLMTITSSIHLVSFFLIGLAVLGLSLWAHLYQRRSLKD; translated from the coding sequence ATGAATCGACAAGCCATGCAACTGATTGCACGTGGAGCAATCAATAAAATAGGGAATATGCTGTATGATTATGGAAATAGTGTCTGGTTAGCCTCTCTTGGAAAATTGGGAGAAACCGTTTTAGGGGTGTATCAGATTTCAGATTTGGTAACTTCTTTACTCGTCAATCCTATCGGCGGTGTGATTTCCGACCGCTTTTCACGCAGGAAAATCTTGATGACGACAGACATCCTGTGTGCCATCTTATGTTTGGGAATTTCCTGTTTATCGGATCAAAAAAGTTTGATTGCAGGATTGATTGTAGCTAATATCCTACAAGCTATTGCATTTGCATTTTCCAGACCAGCCAATAAATCTTATATTACAGAAATTGTGGCAAAAGAAGAAATCATTACCTACAATGCACATTTGGAAATGGTGTTGCAGGTAATTAGTGTGTCAGCTCCTGTCCTATCTTTCTTAGTGCTTCATTATGCCAGTTTACATGTGACGCTGTTGGTGGATGGTGTGACCTTTCTCGTGGCTGCTGCCTTGGTCTTTTTCCTACCCAATCATGAACTAGAAAAGAAGGAAACGGCCTTAACGGTGAGGGGTGTCTTGAGCGATATCAAGGCAGGACTTGTGTATATCCGGTCTCAAAAAGAGATTTTCTTTTTATTGCTTCTTGCTTCAGCCGTTAATTTCTTCTTTGCAGCCTTTAATTATCTGCTTCCATTTACCGACCACTTGTATCATGCTTCTGGAAGCTATGCAACCATTTTAACCATGGGAGCTATCGGCTCTATTTTAGGAGCGGTCTTATCTAAAAAGTTCAAGGATTATTTGGAAAATCTTTCGTTGGTACTTGCCATGACTGGACTTGGTGTTTGTCTTATGGCTCTGCCCGTTCTATTTCCGAAATTCTTGCTCCTTGCCTTTGCTGGCAATCTCATCTGCGAGTTATTTATGACTATTTTTAATATTCATTTTTTCAGTCAGGTTCAGACCAAGGTCGATAAACACTATATGGGACGCGTTTTTAGCACGATTTACACCTTGGCTATTCTTTTTATGCCGATTGCAACCTTTCTGATGACCATCACCTCTAGTATTCATTTAGTCAGTTTTTTCTTGATTGGCTTAGCTGTATTGGGCTTGTCTTTGTGGGCTCATCTCTACCAGAGACGGTCGTTGAAGGACTAG
- a CDS encoding Rgg/GadR/MutR family transcriptional regulator: protein MEELGAMFRKFRLNGQFTLEEAAGETLSVSQLSRFERGESDLVLGKFLPLLDNIHITMENFMDAVRGFQKPAISQFITTWVKLYYQKDIEGLRALQAEELELYKRYPEQYYHRLNMILLQGLMCQRNPSLQIAQSDLDLVSDYLFQVEEWSMYEMILIGNLYSFYEVDYVYRIGREILEREDFYQHISRHKELVIVLALNFWLHAAEQKEFEKAEYFEQQARRLLKDTDKIFEKTILLYVDGFTAYQKGQELAGIVQMKRAMSIFEWTDTPHQVTYYQEHFDRFVVPDRDE, encoded by the coding sequence ATGGAAGAATTAGGGGCTATGTTTAGAAAGTTTCGTCTGAATGGTCAGTTTACGCTGGAAGAAGCTGCTGGTGAGACGTTGTCTGTTTCTCAGCTTTCTCGCTTTGAGCGTGGAGAGTCGGATCTGGTCTTGGGGAAGTTTTTGCCCTTGCTCGACAATATTCATATCACCATGGAGAATTTCATGGATGCTGTGAGAGGCTTTCAAAAGCCAGCCATTAGTCAGTTCATAACGACTTGGGTAAAATTGTATTACCAAAAAGATATAGAAGGGTTACGTGCCTTACAGGCTGAGGAGCTAGAACTCTACAAGCGATATCCAGAGCAGTATTATCATCGTTTAAATATGATTTTACTCCAAGGATTGATGTGCCAACGGAATCCGTCCTTACAGATAGCGCAGTCTGATTTGGACTTGGTGTCTGATTATCTCTTTCAGGTGGAGGAGTGGTCTATGTACGAAATGATTCTCATTGGCAATCTTTACTCTTTTTATGAGGTGGATTATGTGTACCGTATAGGTCGTGAAATTCTGGAGCGTGAGGACTTTTATCAGCATATTAGTAGACACAAAGAGCTAGTCATTGTTCTTGCTTTGAACTTTTGGCTACATGCTGCGGAGCAAAAGGAATTTGAGAAGGCCGAGTATTTTGAGCAACAGGCAAGGCGTCTTTTGAAAGATACGGATAAAATTTTTGAGAAAACCATTTTGTTGTATGTGGACGGCTTCACAGCTTATCAAAAAGGGCAGGAGTTAGCAGGAATTGTGCAGATGAAGCGGGCCATGTCGATTTTTGAGTGGACAGACACCCCTCATCAAGTGACCTACTATCAGGAGCATTTTGACCGATTTGTGGTGCCTGATAGGGATGAATAG
- a CDS encoding ABC-F family ATP-binding cassette domain-containing protein encodes MIILQATKIERSFAGEVLFDNLSFQIDERDRIALVGKNGAGKSTFLKILVGEEEPTSGMIQKKRDLTLSYLAQDSRFESDNTIYDEMLQVFKDLRQTEKRLRDMELQMGELTGQALEQLIQTYDSLSEEFRLAGGFTYEADIRSILNGFKFDESMWQMKIAELSGGQNTRLALAKMLLEKPELLVLDEPTNHLDIETIAWLETYLSNYSGALILVSHDRYFLDKVATITLDLTKHSLDRYVGNYSQFVEQKEQKLLTEAKNYEKQQKEIAKLEEFVQKNIVRASTTKRAQSRRKQLEKMERLDKPDMGKKSAHIAFQADKVSGNIVLTVENAAIGYDNEVLAEPISLDVRKLQAVAIVGPNGIGKSTLIKSVMGQVPFIKGEAKLGANVEVGYYDQTQSKLTPQNTVLDELWNDFKLTPEVEIRNRLGAFLFSGDDVKKTVGMLSGGERARLLLAKLSMENNNFLILDEPTNHLDIDSKEVLESALIDFDGTLLFVSHDRYFINRVATHVLEISESGSRLYLGDYDYYQTKKTELAQPIEEAVTVVSAGNLDYQAQKESQKEQRKILRRIEQLEERIEAIDSELAQIQEEMLSINDAADLMKLQEDLEKKQEEQMNLLAEWEELSESV; translated from the coding sequence ATGATTATCTTACAAGCAACGAAAATTGAACGTTCTTTTGCTGGAGAGGTGCTCTTTGACAATCTCTCTTTTCAAATTGATGAACGAGACCGCATTGCGCTGGTTGGGAAAAATGGCGCAGGAAAATCAACCTTTTTAAAAATCCTTGTAGGGGAAGAAGAGCCGACCTCGGGCATGATTCAAAAAAAACGGGATTTAACCCTGTCCTACCTAGCACAGGATAGCCGTTTTGAGTCAGACAATACCATCTATGATGAAATGCTGCAGGTTTTTAAGGATTTGCGTCAGACCGAAAAACGCCTGCGGGATATGGAATTGCAGATGGGTGAGTTGACAGGACAAGCGTTGGAACAGCTAATTCAGACCTATGATAGCCTATCTGAGGAATTTCGTCTAGCGGGTGGCTTTACCTATGAAGCGGATATCCGATCTATTTTAAATGGCTTTAAATTTGACGAATCCATGTGGCAGATGAAGATTGCTGAGCTGTCTGGTGGGCAAAATACCCGCTTAGCCCTTGCTAAAATGTTACTTGAAAAACCTGAGCTTTTGGTCTTGGACGAGCCGACCAACCACTTGGACATCGAAACGATTGCCTGGCTGGAAACCTATTTATCTAATTACAGTGGAGCATTGATCCTGGTCAGCCATGACCGCTATTTCCTTGATAAGGTGGCAACGATTACACTTGATTTGACTAAGCATTCTTTGGATCGGTATGTGGGCAATTACTCGCAGTTTGTGGAGCAAAAAGAGCAGAAACTCTTGACCGAAGCTAAAAACTATGAGAAACAGCAAAAAGAAATTGCTAAGCTGGAAGAATTTGTTCAGAAAAATATCGTGCGTGCTTCAACGACCAAGCGGGCTCAATCGCGGCGTAAACAATTGGAGAAAATGGAACGTCTGGATAAGCCGGACATGGGTAAAAAATCAGCCCATATAGCCTTTCAAGCCGACAAGGTATCAGGCAATATTGTCCTAACTGTCGAAAATGCAGCGATCGGCTATGATAACGAGGTTTTGGCGGAACCGATTTCTCTGGATGTTCGCAAGCTTCAGGCTGTGGCCATTGTCGGGCCAAATGGCATTGGCAAATCCACCTTAATCAAGTCAGTGATGGGCCAAGTCCCCTTTATCAAAGGCGAAGCCAAGCTTGGTGCCAATGTCGAAGTGGGCTATTACGACCAGACCCAGAGCAAGCTTACGCCACAAAATACGGTTTTGGATGAGCTATGGAATGATTTCAAATTGACACCAGAGGTAGAGATTCGCAATCGCCTGGGAGCTTTTCTGTTTTCAGGAGATGATGTTAAAAAAACAGTGGGAATGCTGTCTGGTGGTGAACGGGCTCGCTTATTGCTTGCAAAATTGTCCATGGAAAATAACAATTTTCTCATCTTGGACGAGCCGACCAACCATTTGGATATTGATAGTAAGGAAGTGCTAGAGAGTGCTTTGATTGATTTTGATGGCACTCTTCTGTTTGTCAGTCATGACCGCTATTTTATCAATCGAGTGGCGACCCATGTTTTGGAAATTTCCGAGAGCGGAAGTAGGCTCTATCTAGGGGATTATGATTATTACCAGACTAAAAAAACAGAGTTGGCTCAGCCAATAGAAGAGGCTGTGACCGTTGTATCAGCTGGAAATCTGGATTATCAAGCCCAGAAAGAAAGCCAAAAAGAGCAACGAAAGATTCTTCGTCGTATTGAGCAGCTGGAAGAAAGGATAGAAGCTATCGATAGTGAGCTGGCTCAGATTCAAGAAGAGATGCTTTCGATTAACGATGCAGCGGATCTGATGAAATTGCAAGAAGACTTGGAGAAAAAGCAAGAGGAGCAGATGAACTTATTGGCAGAATGGGAAGAGCTGTCAGAAAGTGTTTAG
- a CDS encoding alpha/beta hydrolase has translation MALMSITYYSQVMDLDLSVQVLYPDKGRVENPDDTDIPVLYLLHGMGGRDTTWLRLSSLERLVRKTNLIVVMPDTHNGWYVNTQYGYPYFDALAIELPAVLQRFFPHMTDKREKTFITGLSMGGYGALRLALETSRFSYAASLSGALSFKDFDPRTESLGNTAYWTGTFGKIIDWESPDNPHSLINLAKTADKDTKMYIWCGEQDFLIGANDFAAQSFKDLGYDVDYQTAPGKHEWYYWDKQLEVVLSWLPIDFQLEERLS, from the coding sequence ATGGCTTTAATGAGCATTACCTATTATTCGCAAGTAATGGATTTGGACTTGTCGGTGCAGGTTCTGTATCCAGACAAGGGACGGGTGGAAAATCCTGATGATACCGATATTCCGGTCCTCTATCTCCTCCATGGAATGGGTGGTAGGGATACGACTTGGCTACGTTTGAGCTCCTTGGAACGCTTGGTGAGAAAAACCAATCTCATCGTTGTCATGCCGGATACCCATAATGGTTGGTATGTCAATACCCAGTATGGGTATCCCTATTTTGATGCCTTGGCAATAGAATTACCAGCTGTGTTGCAACGCTTTTTCCCACACATGACTGACAAGCGTGAAAAGACCTTTATTACAGGTCTGTCGATGGGAGGCTATGGTGCCTTACGCTTGGCTTTAGAAACCAGTCGCTTTTCCTATGCGGCCAGCTTATCAGGTGCTTTGAGCTTTAAGGATTTTGATCCAAGGACAGAAAGTTTAGGGAATACTGCTTATTGGACAGGAACCTTTGGGAAAATCATAGACTGGGAAAGTCCTGACAATCCCCATTCCTTGATAAATCTGGCTAAAACAGCTGATAAAGACACTAAGATGTATATCTGGTGTGGGGAGCAGGATTTCCTTATCGGTGCCAATGATTTTGCAGCCCAATCCTTTAAAGACTTGGGCTATGATGTGGACTATCAAACAGCACCAGGTAAGCATGAGTGGTACTATTGGGACAAGCAGCTGGAGGTTGTTCTTTCTTGGCTACCGATTGATTTTCAATTGGAAGAACGCTTGAGTTAG
- a CDS encoding ribonuclease J, whose translation MNNIKIVALGGVRENGKNLYVAEVDDSIFVLDAGLKYPENEQLGVDVVIPTMDYLFEQKDRIAGVFLTHGHADAIGALPYLLAEAKVPVFGSELTIELAKLFVKGNDAVKKFNDFHVIDEDTEIDFGGTVVSFFRTTHSIPESLGIVLKTSEGNIVYTGDFRFDQTASSSYATDFGRLGEIGREGVLALLSDSANADSNVQVASDSEVGKEITDTISDWEGRVIVAAVASNLSRIQQVFDAAAASDRRVVLTGFDIENIVRTALRLKKLFLADERILIKPKEMSQFEDHELIILETGRMGEPINGLRKMSIGRHRYVEIKEGDLVYIVTTPSIAKEAVVARVENMIYQAGGVVKLITQSLRVSGHANERDLQLMLNLLKPNYLFPIQGEYRELAAHAKAAMAVGMAPERILLPKRGQVMAYEKGEFVPAGSVPAGDVLIDGNAIGDVGNIVLRDRKVLSEDGIFIVAITVNRREKKIISKAKVHTRGFIYVKKSRDILRESADLINKTVEDYLAQDSFDWGELKGAVRDNLSKYLFDQTKRRPAILPVVMEVR comes from the coding sequence ATGAACAACATTAAAATAGTTGCTTTGGGTGGCGTCCGTGAAAATGGGAAAAATCTGTATGTCGCTGAAGTGGACGATTCGATTTTTGTGCTGGATGCGGGACTCAAGTATCCAGAAAATGAACAGCTAGGAGTCGATGTGGTCATTCCGACCATGGATTATCTTTTTGAACAGAAAGATCGTATTGCAGGGGTCTTTTTGACGCATGGGCATGCGGATGCCATCGGTGCCTTGCCTTATTTGTTAGCTGAGGCTAAGGTCCCTGTTTTTGGGTCAGAATTGACCATTGAGCTGGCGAAATTGTTTGTCAAGGGAAATGATGCGGTCAAGAAATTTAACGATTTTCATGTGATTGATGAGGATACGGAGATTGATTTTGGAGGTACAGTTGTGTCCTTCTTTCGGACAACCCACTCCATTCCTGAAAGTTTGGGAATTGTACTCAAAACATCAGAGGGAAATATTGTTTATACAGGGGATTTCCGTTTTGACCAGACAGCTAGTAGTTCCTATGCCACAGACTTTGGTCGGCTGGGCGAGATTGGTCGTGAAGGAGTTCTAGCACTCTTGAGTGATTCGGCTAATGCCGATAGCAATGTGCAAGTAGCGAGCGATAGCGAGGTCGGCAAAGAAATCACCGATACGATTTCGGATTGGGAAGGCCGTGTGATTGTTGCTGCGGTTGCGAGCAATCTTTCTCGGATTCAGCAAGTTTTTGACGCAGCAGCAGCCAGTGACCGTAGGGTCGTCTTGACTGGCTTTGATATTGAAAATATCGTACGGACTGCCCTTCGCTTGAAGAAATTATTCTTGGCAGACGAGCGTATTCTTATCAAGCCAAAAGAAATGAGCCAGTTTGAGGACCATGAGTTGATTATCTTGGAAACAGGTCGCATGGGAGAGCCTATCAACGGATTACGCAAGATGTCCATTGGTCGTCACCGCTATGTAGAGATTAAAGAGGGCGACCTCGTTTATATCGTGACCACTCCATCCATTGCTAAGGAAGCTGTTGTGGCTCGAGTGGAAAATATGATTTACCAAGCAGGGGGTGTGGTCAAGTTGATTACACAGAGCCTGCGTGTATCTGGTCATGCCAATGAACGCGACTTACAGCTCATGCTCAATCTGCTCAAGCCTAACTATCTCTTTCCAATCCAAGGGGAGTACCGAGAGTTGGCAGCCCATGCCAAGGCAGCTATGGCAGTGGGCATGGCTCCTGAGCGTATTTTATTGCCAAAGCGTGGTCAGGTGATGGCCTATGAAAAAGGGGAGTTTGTTCCGGCTGGTAGTGTTCCAGCAGGGGATGTCTTGATTGATGGAAATGCCATTGGCGATGTGGGCAATATTGTCCTTCGTGATCGCAAAGTCCTATCAGAAGACGGTATTTTCATCGTGGCTATTACTGTAAATCGTCGGGAAAAGAAGATTATTTCCAAGGCCAAGGTTCACACCCGTGGATTTATCTATGTGAAGAAGAGTCGCGATATTTTGCGGGAAAGTGCAGATTTAATCAATAAAACTGTGGAAGATTATCTGGCGCAAGATAGTTTTGACTGGGGAGAATTAAAGGGAGCTGTGCGGGATAATCTCTCCAAGTATCTCTTTGATCAAACCAAGCGACGTCCAGCTATTTTACCAGTAGTCATGGAAGTTCGCTAA
- a CDS encoding ABC transporter ATP-binding protein, translating to MTAIVELKDATKVVNSGFGEEKVILNQVSLTIHEHDFITILGGNGAGKSTLFNVIAGTLPLTSGTIHILGDNVTHLSPEKRAKYLARVFQDPKMGTAPRMTVAENLLIAKFRGEGRGLVPRKLSSYKEEFQATIDQIGNGLEKHLDTPIEFLSGGQRQALSLLMATLKRPELLLLDEHTAALDPKTSVALMELTDRFVTKDQLTALMITHQMEDALKYGNRLLVMKDGQIIQDLNKEEKQKMTLADYYRLFE from the coding sequence ATGACAGCAATTGTAGAATTAAAAGATGCCACTAAGGTGGTCAATAGCGGATTTGGCGAAGAAAAAGTGATTTTAAATCAGGTCTCTCTAACCATCCATGAGCATGATTTTATTACGATTTTAGGGGGAAATGGTGCTGGTAAATCAACCTTATTCAACGTGATTGCAGGTACCTTGCCACTGACGAGCGGAACGATTCATATCTTGGGTGACAATGTAACGCATTTATCACCGGAGAAAAGAGCCAAGTATCTGGCTCGAGTCTTTCAAGATCCGAAAATGGGAACAGCTCCTCGGATGACGGTTGCAGAAAATCTCTTGATTGCGAAATTCCGTGGGGAAGGGCGTGGTCTTGTTCCACGAAAACTCAGTAGTTACAAGGAAGAATTTCAAGCAACGATTGACCAGATTGGCAATGGTCTTGAAAAGCATCTAGATACACCGATTGAATTTCTTTCTGGCGGTCAACGTCAGGCCTTGAGTCTGCTAATGGCAACGCTAAAGCGACCAGAGTTATTGCTCCTTGATGAACATACAGCAGCACTGGATCCTAAGACCAGTGTAGCGCTTATGGAGTTGACCGATCGTTTTGTAACAAAGGACCAATTGACAGCTCTGATGATTACTCACCAAATGGAAGATGCCCTCAAATACGGCAATCGCCTCTTGGTGATGAAAGATGGGCAAATTATTCAAGATTTGAACAAAGAAGAAAAACAAAAAATGACCTTGGCAGATTACTATCGCTTGTTTGAATAA
- a CDS encoding ABC transporter permease → MIVSIVSQGLVWSILGLGIYMTFRILNFPDMTAEGSFPLGGAVAVTLISGGMNPFLATGIAVLAGCVAGLATGLLYTKGKIPTLLSGILVMTSCHSIMLMIMGRANLGLLGTTQIQDYLPFTDAINNLVAGLLFVVVVIVALLFFLDTKLGQAYIATGDNPDMARSFGIDTDRMELMGLVLSNGVIALAGALIAQQEGYADVSRGIGVIVVGLASLIIGEVLFKSLSLAERLMTIVIGAISYQFLIWAVIAFGFNTSYLRIYSAVILAICLMIPTLKAKVFKGVTISK, encoded by the coding sequence ATGATTGTATCAATAGTATCACAAGGTCTGGTCTGGTCTATCTTGGGTCTGGGCATTTATATGACCTTTCGGATTTTGAATTTTCCAGACATGACGGCTGAAGGGAGCTTTCCTTTGGGCGGTGCGGTCGCAGTTACGCTAATTAGCGGTGGCATGAACCCATTTCTTGCGACAGGAATTGCAGTCCTTGCTGGTTGTGTGGCTGGTCTTGCAACAGGCTTGCTCTATACCAAAGGGAAAATTCCCACTCTTTTATCAGGGATTTTAGTGATGACCTCCTGCCATTCCATTATGCTGATGATTATGGGGCGGGCCAATCTTGGTCTGTTAGGGACGACACAAATTCAGGATTATCTTCCTTTTACGGATGCTATCAATAATCTAGTAGCAGGTTTGCTATTTGTAGTTGTCGTGATTGTAGCTCTGCTTTTCTTCCTTGATACTAAGTTAGGGCAGGCCTATATTGCAACAGGAGACAATCCAGATATGGCACGTAGTTTTGGCATTGATACCGACCGAATGGAACTCATGGGCTTGGTCTTGTCAAATGGAGTGATTGCACTTGCTGGTGCTTTGATTGCCCAACAGGAGGGATATGCGGATGTCTCACGTGGAATCGGGGTCATTGTCGTGGGTCTTGCCAGTCTCATTATCGGCGAAGTGCTTTTTAAGAGTCTCAGTCTTGCAGAGCGGTTGATGACCATTGTCATTGGAGCGATTTCCTATCAATTTTTGATTTGGGCTGTGATTGCATTTGGCTTTAATACGAGCTATCTTCGTATTTATAGTGCGGTGATTTTAGCAATCTGCCTCATGATTCCGACCTTAAAAGCAAAAGTCTTCAAAGGAGTGACCATTAGCAAATGA
- the trpX gene encoding tryptophan ABC transporter substrate-binding protein, protein MKNKNLLATIAVLAVVVVGGIFFSTKKDMKKEAGQTDVAKVGVLQFVTHEALDEIYRGIQDGLAEEGFAGDKINIDFMNSEGDQGKIATMSKQLVANGNQVVVGIATPAAQGLASATSDLPVVMGAITDPVGAKLVKSLEKPGANVTGVACPQPIGQQLELIKKLTPKAKTIGVLYSSNEDNSKLNVEKFTELAEKEGYTVLAYPVPSSNEIASTMAVMTSKVDAIWVPQDNAIASAFKTVVASNKEAKVPIFPSADTMVKEGGLASVVVSQYGLGVSTGKMTAKLLKGAKPAETPVDVVDQGAPIINKKVAAELGITIPEEVEKAAGEIVE, encoded by the coding sequence ATGAAAAACAAAAATTTATTAGCAACCATTGCAGTGCTTGCAGTAGTCGTAGTTGGTGGTATATTCTTTTCAACAAAGAAGGATATGAAAAAAGAAGCAGGTCAGACAGATGTTGCCAAGGTAGGAGTCCTTCAATTTGTAACCCACGAAGCGCTTGATGAAATCTACCGCGGTATCCAAGATGGGCTTGCAGAAGAAGGATTTGCAGGCGATAAAATCAACATTGACTTCATGAACTCAGAAGGAGACCAAGGTAAAATTGCAACCATGAGTAAACAATTAGTCGCAAATGGCAACCAAGTGGTGGTAGGAATTGCAACTCCAGCAGCCCAAGGCTTGGCTAGTGCAACGAGTGACCTTCCTGTTGTCATGGGAGCCATCACAGATCCAGTTGGTGCAAAATTGGTGAAAAGTCTTGAAAAACCAGGTGCAAACGTCACAGGTGTTGCTTGTCCGCAACCGATTGGGCAACAGCTGGAGTTAATTAAAAAACTAACTCCAAAGGCTAAAACAATCGGTGTCTTGTATTCCAGTAACGAAGATAATTCTAAATTGAATGTTGAAAAATTCACAGAGCTAGCTGAAAAGGAAGGCTATACAGTTCTAGCTTATCCCGTTCCTTCTAGCAATGAAATTGCTTCAACCATGGCTGTCATGACCAGCAAAGTTGATGCGATTTGGGTTCCACAAGACAATGCCATTGCTTCAGCCTTCAAAACAGTTGTAGCGAGCAACAAAGAGGCAAAAGTCCCAATCTTCCCAAGTGCAGACACCATGGTGAAAGAAGGTGGTTTGGCATCTGTTGTCGTGAGCCAATACGGTCTTGGTGTTTCAACAGGAAAAATGACTGCTAAGCTTTTGAAAGGTGCAAAACCAGCAGAAACACCAGTAGACGTAGTGGATCAAGGAGCACCAATTATCAACAAAAAAGTCGCAGCAGAATTAGGCATTACAATCCCAGAAGAGGTTGAAAAAGCTGCTGGTGAAATTGTAGAATAA